The sequence below is a genomic window from Lolium perenne isolate Kyuss_39 chromosome 4, Kyuss_2.0, whole genome shotgun sequence.
ATTCCTCTGTTGATGCTAGATGCTGCGCCTTAATTATGGGTTGATCCCAAGCTGAACGCGCCAATCTTCAAGCTGTCTTTTTACTTGTTCTGAGCCTGTAGAACCGTAAGATATGAACTTGTTGACGGCATTTTCGACACCCAAGTAGGCATAGACATCCCTCTCAAAGACAGGGTGAACTGCTTTCAAGTCGTTCATTTCAAGTTCTGTCAGCTGACAGTTCTTCGACACACATAGAGCTACACACCTCCCGACTATCTCGTGGGAAGTTCTGAATGGGACGCCCTGCCATTGAGAAATACAGAAAAACTCAACCAGAGAAGTAAAACAGCAGAGCAGGAATAATTGGAGCTGCACATAGCAGCGATAAAAAACTAAAAGAACGAGTTAATTTGTAATACTCTTGGCAAAATAAAATTGCATGACTGATGTTCATATGTAAATCTACGGCTAATTTGTACTGATGAAAGGAAAGAGGGTTTACCTTCTTCACAAGATAATCTGCTAGTGTTGTTGCATCCAGATAACCAGCAGGCAGTGAACTTTGTATTCTTTTTGAGTTAAAAGAGATATTCTGAGCAAACTCACTACATACTTCAAGCATTCCTAATATGGCCTTCACACTGTCAAACAAGGGTTCTTTGTCTTCCTGCTCAGAAAAGAAAATTTCAGACTTAACACACGAAAACAAACCTGGGTCAACATGCTTCTAACTATTTTGAGCAAACTCACTACATACTTCAagcatttctaactattttataaACAAGAGACACACCTGTAGATCACGGTTGTAGGCCTGAGGAAGACCTTTGCAGAGGACTAGGACAGTCATGAGATCACCAATAACCCTGGCAGATTTCCCACGAACAAGCTCCATCGGATCTGGATTTTTCTTCTGTGGCATAATGCTGCTTCCAGTTGAAACCGAGTCACTTGGTGTCAAGAACCCAAACTCCTCTGATGCCCACAAGACCCACTCTTCTCCAATGCGTGAAAGATGAACTGCGGCAATTGAATTGGCAGCAAGAAACTCCAATACAAAGTCACGGTCTGATACTGCATCAATACTGTAGAAAAGATTAATCAAATGCTGAAACAAAAAAAGTGGGATTAACCCAAAAGGAGGAAATCAAAGAAAAAACATAGTTGGTTCAAATTTTTTTTTGCTTCCTCTAAGAGTTGAGCATTGAATTTCAATTGAACAGTGATATTCCAGCACTAAAGCTGGGAATGGGAGCAGAGGCCAGATAACTGAGCATGTCAATCAAGTATAATACTACCTCAGTCCGGAAAAGGATGTCTCAACTCTGTCTAGATACGCATGtatgtatctagacatgttttGGTGTGTAATACATGTGAATTtagacaaagttgagacatccttTTCCGGACAGAGGGAGTATAAACAAGCAAATTAACAAGAACTGGGTATTTGTACTTCTGCATAGTATCTCATCTCTTTACTATATAACCACAAAATGATAATGTAGTCAGGCCCAAATTTTTTACTTAGCTTACTTCGGTAAGATCAAAGTGCTCATGTGCGCTTGCATATAAAGATAGACTCATTTTAGAAGATACACAATATCTAAGGGTGTTAGGTATGCAACTCACTAAACTAACTCTACCTTCGCAACAATTCAAGCAAGATATAGCACAGACAGCATGATATCTACTTTACATGTTCGCACTACTAAAGAAAGCAAGGATGTAAGTTACCTGTTCTTCATTGGAGCAGTAAAGTTCAAATCTTTAGCAGTTTTGAACCTATCAATGGGAAGTCCAGTTCCAGCCAAAGCACAAGCACCAAGAGGGCAGAAATTCACTCTTTCCCTGCAGTCGATAAGCCGTCCTGCATCACGCTCCAACTGCACAAAGTACAAGTAAAAAAGAACATCAGATTCATTTCCAGTCCTGGGACCACTTAGTTCAGTCCAACGTGGGCCATGATCCCACCTAAATTAAAATTTCACCACAAAATATATGACTTATTCTGCTTATACACTAATCACTCAAAGACTAAGTTGGCGAATGCTAATTAGCACAGTTGGCAGGATTAGAGTCCTCTGTGTTTTGGTTCAAAGCTTTAAACTGTGTTACAGCTTCATGCTAAAAGGAATGAGGTAGTAATATTATCTGGCAATTAGTAAACGTATCTGAAACATTGTTACACCCTTTGCACAAGAAACATAGCAAGAGGTTGGCCATAAGATGCAAGATTGTAAGCTTAATTTTTCGTTGCGTGTCAAGCTGATCTGACCTGGCAGATAGTGGTGAACAATTCAAAGACAGCGTAGACTATGGAAAAGTACGAACCAATGCATATGGTGCTCTTCCTTCACGTTTCAGATTACATAACAATTTgtacaaagaaaaaaaaaaggatgtTTCCTTTGATACTGTATTGGGATATGGCTAAGTTACAGCCAGATGGGCTAAACTGAATGTTCACTATAACAAGGAAAAACTTATGTTTTGCACACCAGATCCTCATATAATCATTTTCAATAGTAAAAAAACAGACCTAATGTAGCAAACAGTACTATAACTCCTGAACAATTCTCACATTAACTATGATGAGTTAGAGTGGATCAATTCAATTACTAAAGTGTAAAGGGGGCATTCAGAGATTTGTTTACATTGTAGTTACAGAAATTAGCCATGAATAAGACAGAAGTCTGTGAAATAAGAGAATGTGGGTACCTGTTCGACATAGGATAAGAGAAGATGTGGCAGCAAAACAGGCTGTGCCCTTTGAAGATGAGTATAACCAGGGACAATTAAGTCAACATATTTTGAAGCTAACAAAACCAGAGAGACCTGAAAAAAAAAGAATTATGTTGATGGTATCAATAAAAAGTGTCTTATAGAGAGACGCCATGGAAGAGTTGCCAGAAAAAGGAAGAAATCAAGTGTTCCTATCTACAAAGCGGGGTAGCTTACAATATTATCAATTATCAGAATAAGTGAACATATGATAAATTAGATCCAAAACAAGAATAAATATTTGAGTTCTACCTAGCAGAGGAGCCGTTTATGCACAATGAAGAACAGCCTAAGAAAAATGTCCACTTATCACAAAGCTCAAGAAGGTGTATTCTACCTTACTCTCTCTTGAGAGTGGAGAAGAAATCTTCGGAGGTTATTGCCCACAGAGGAGCATTACTCAAAAAAGTCGATAGAAATAATTTAACAGTTCAATTAGCTTTCGTACAATCCAAGGTGGTGTACCAAACCCGAATAATAAAAATGGCAATGGATCTAACACAGATCATAACACAAAGTAAAGAATCCATAATGCTTAATGACGTCTTCAAGAGCACAAAGCCAATGAATGCAACACCAGAAAACAAGATGTATATTCAGACATGTTATAAGCAGAACACCATGAACATCACAAAGTGAAGTCAAGGGCAAACCTGAAACTGTTTGATGCGAATCAAAATCTTGTCAATAGCATCACGGCACCACAGCCTAAGATCCGTCACGATTTGGTCGTTGCGGCTCCTAGCAGTATGTAGCTTCTTAGCCGGCTCACCAACCCTCTCAATCAGAGCCGCCTCAATGTTCATGTGCACGTCCTCCCTGTCCTTTCGCCACTCAAACTTGCCGTCTTGAATCTGCTTCTCAATTTGATCAAGGCCCTCCAAGATGATATCCCTATCACCAGTCGTTATCAAACCCTGCATTGCAAATGATTCAGAACTTTCACTCAAATATGATGAGCACTGGTTCAATCAACATCTACCAAAAACCTAGAGGAAGGTGCACTAATTAAATATTTGGCAAAAATAGTGTTGAGCAAACCTAAACCCCCAATTGCCAAAATATTAATAAACCGTTAATCCTTCAACGTGATTCTTGAAATCAAGTTAGACCATTCTCTAGCAGATCCGGAGCACACCAAAGGCAGTGCCGTCAAGCTAGTTATTTCGTCGAACGCATTGCGAGCATAACATCATCAGCAGGTTAAGCTCAGATTGACAGAAGAAAACCAGAAGCTGCTTCGCTGCGGACTCGTCCAAGCAGAGAACTAACTGGTCGAAAATCTAGGCGGTCCCAATACCGCCGAGGTGGAGCGCACATAAGGTACCTACCTGGGCGGCGAGCATGGAAGCGTGGGCCTTGCTGCCCATGATGTCGTACTTGTAGAGCTGCCAGTCGTAGGAGATGGACTCGGTGAATCGCTCGACGGCGTCGGTGACGCCCTCCTCAAAGCGCCCGCCCCACAGCTTGGACTCCTTCTTCTCGTCGCTCTCCGACGACGCCATCGAGGTAGAGGCGGCCGCGACGGCCGGGAAagcggggcggcggcggagggcgacGGCGCGGTGGGCGGATAAGGCGAGGCGGGCGCGGGGCAGGGAGGGAGGCGCCGGGGAGAGGAGGGACTGGGAGGTGGCGGCCATAACAGTGACGCCGACGttcgcggcggcgcggcggcgcggtcGGGTGTAGGTGGGTTCAGGCAATTGGGAATGGACAGTAGATTGGGGTTCAGGCAATTAGGGGTTAGCCTGGACCCTATTTTATTCTTCAGCTTGAGTGTTAATTTTAGCTTTTCTATGCTGGAGTCTTGATTTTTTATTTTTCAGTCGACAGAAGACTTGATAGAATTTGACAGTAGTTAAAACTCAAATTAAAAAATCTGATGTGAaactaatatactccctccgtttcgtgAAATATATCGAAGATTTCGTGAAATATATGATGTGAAACtaatagatacatctaaattttaacaaaactTCCAAACTAAGAAAGTACTATCTCTGTTTATGTATACTCCTAAAAAAAGACGTTTCTCCCTGAAAAAAAAGACGTTTCAAAGCGAAAACTGCGAACGGAGGCCGAACTACATGTAGCCCTTTATTTTAAAAAAACGAAAATCATAGTTTTaattttcaaaaaaatctgaaaaaatatcCTAGATGTAGATAATGATGAAATCTACAAACGTGTaaatctcaatgtgaaattctttgtattgtagactacgcaaaaataaaaaaatctggCAGGTTTCATAGTTTTGAAATGTGCACTACAcacatttatcatttttgtgtagcatAAACTACTAAGAACTAGTTGAATACCCGTGCTCCGCCACGGCTCTGAATATTTATCGAATTGATCGGAAAAAAACCATATGTATGAAACTAAAAGAGTCAATTGTAACAAGCAAAATTAATGCAATATCAGAAATTCCATAATTATTAGTTAAGCATTAAATATATGAAATTAAAGTTGTAAAATCTAGAGGGAATGAAATTTGGATTTGTGATCGGTAATGCCTACTTTTTTGTGATTTCTACTGTTGCCATGGTCTTCATAATTTGACTTATTTTCTTTGGATTTAATTGTGATAGTGCAAGCAGACCAATTTTTCTGGATTTCCGATAGTGTAAGCCGAGCAAGCATATAGTGTAAGCCGAGCAAGCATATAGTATTTTGTTTTGCCTCCTCATTTATCTTTCATCACTCTTTGTAACGATAACAAGTCAGTAGAGAATAAcccgaaaataaaaacaaaacctTGTCTAGCTATACATAACATGCATATACATAATAGTAGACTTCCTATGCATAACCCTGTATAATATAATGAAATCTCGTTGCAGCTACGAACTGATTTTCTCAGATTGGTAATTTCCAAACCAATTATTCTTGAATCTAATCTTCGCAAGAATAAAACTAATGTCACCTACTACTTTTTCCAATTGCAGCCAGTTCCATGATCCCTATTCAATCATGCGAACAACTATATATATCAAGCAAATGCGAGAGTTTACAGGGAGCTTTACCCAAATACTTGAATTCCTCATCCAGCTTTTGTAGCTTAGGGAAGGGACGGGGAGGAAGTAGCGGGAAGAAGGTGTTCATGCCGCAACGGCCCAACAGTCGGCACTTTGTGCTTTAAGAAATGCGCTAGAACCTCCATAATTGCACCATGGCGAGCAGAGCAAGCTGATACATCCAATTTCATTCCACAGAAACTAACATCACATTAGAGCCCGAGGGGAGAGGGGGATGGGCACCTCACTTGGGAAGCGGTGGATGACGCGGCGGTGAAGACCCTTATGCTGCTGCTCCTAGGGCGTTGTGAGGCAGAGCATCGTCTTGAAGGCCATCATTGTGAGGGGCGGAGGGACTGGGATGTGGAGGTGGCTAGCAAGATAGATTGAGGTGCGGGTGGTGGTGAAGAGGGGAGAGATGGGGGTGGCCGCGGTCTCCCTGCCCAAGTCCAATCGCCGTGAAACGAGCCCCCATGCTTGCATCGACGAGGAATCCTTCCGCTAGATTGAACGagccgcctcgcctcgcctccctccCCCCTCCCCGGCCCCCAAACCACTCCATCCCAAAAATATGGTATGAACCAACGCATCTTCCCCTTTACCCACCGACATCTGGTCTCGCTTCTCCACTTCCTCGCCGAGCATGTATCTCGTCCTCGGGAGAAAACCCTCCTTAGAGCCTCGCTATCTACTTCCTCTGTCGTGACTCCTGCTACCGTAGCATCGGGCACCACCGCCAAACCGTCATGGCTACCACGTAGCCACAGGTTCAACTCAACGCGATGATTGTCTTCACCGGCAGAACCACACGTGGTTAGATGATGACGTTGTAAGATATTATAGATTTCATTCGGCTTGGCACCCAAAAATCAACCGCACAACCTACCATCTAATGCCCCTTTCCCGATTTTCACACCTAGCCGTTTAATAGGAATCTTAAAGCTTTCTTGTTAATCTACTTTTCCATACCATTTACACGGAAATAAGGCATTAGTACACGTACAAATGTACCAGGTGAATGTACAAACTGTAAGGTCGTAAATTTTGCATCTATGGCGCCAATGCAGCCGTCGGGAAGGAGATGATCTGCAACATTCAAACGTCATTTGTACACCAGCGGCAACCTCCTCTGTTCAGCACATCCGTGTACGCCGCTCGATGTTGTGATGGTGCTCGGCCTCAGCGGGAACATGGTCGGCACCAAGCTGGCGCTCCTAAAGAAGGCCATGGTGTTCATCGCGACAAGGTGGGACCTGATGACAACCGCCTCACACTCTCGTGTCATTCTCCTCCATCGCGTGTCGGCTCACCCGGCTCGCTCGTGGCTATCCACGCGTTGTCAGAGTGCACCCTGGCCTGGACGCCCTAATCCCTCTTCTCTGGCGGTGGGACCAAGGACAAGAACACTATAACCACCGACATCCTCATCTTCAATGGCAGGATATCTACACGTTGTGCAGCCACCGACTACAACGTGCTTGTGCCATCTTCCTCAGTTAGCGCCAGCCACACGTTCAGTTTCGCCGTTGACCATAACCCGGCGTCGGCGATGCACAGGTGCACACCATCGCGGAGGGCACCGTCGTCACATTCTCCTTCATCGCGAGCAAGATCATCATGCATGACTCATTGGCGTAGTGCAGGGCTCCTCTTAGTCACCGCATAGGAGGCATGCATCTCCGTCGATTGTGTCTGTCGTGGCGACCGCGTCCAGTCCGTAAACTCAAGACGCTACATACAAGGACTGGGTCGACCCCAACGGCCATACAACTACGGTGGACGAGATGAGTTGTACGGCAACAAGGACAATTGCCTTTTGTTGCATCCATGTCCGGTCAAATCAAGACGCTACATACAAGAGCCAAGTCGACGCAAATGAGCATGCAACTATGGTGGACGTCGGCGAGCTATACGCCCACAAGAAGAGTTGCCTTTGGTTGCTCGTGCTCATGCCGACAGTGGCCAGCGCCGGGGAAGACGTTGGTGTCACAACACTGTTAAAGGTGAGCCGCGGGGACGCGTGTGAGGAGCATGTCGTGGCGCAAGGATACTCCGCCGACAGGGCACACCGTTGGGCATGAGCGACGACGCCAGTCCATGGAGCTCGGCAAGGAGGTGGGCGAGCGCGTGGTACCGGATATAATATGATCGTGTGTTTTTTTCACAAACAGTACGGATCCTGAACTTATACTGATACAACATATGAAGGATTCGGTGGCAGTACGGATCAGCTTACGAGAGTTCTTTTTTTCTTTAGAGATGCGAATGGAAACAAATTCTTTCAGGGAGATGTACAAATCGTTCACTTCTACACCGGCGATCACGGAGATGCACAACCATCCTCTCATATACCAGCAACGCATAGGCCTTCACCGCCCTTTCAAATTCGAGTAAGTTGTGTTGGGATTAGGATAAACTTTTGGATGTAAAACGTCGGCACAGCCAAATTCTACCCTGAAATCGATCAATCCGGGTAAATCTGGACACATCAAAAAATATGACACAACTATCCTAACGAACGTAATAATAATTTAGCACTTAAAAAGTACACAAATAAAATCGATCATGGTTGGTGACGTAGCCTGGATTCGTCCGGATAAAGACCCCCCCTGCTAAGTAGGCAGAATCCATGCGTTAGTAAATCTGTATCTGCTTGTTTCGTGAATTATAGCCGCCCCAGCTATGACATGATCAAATGTAATGTTTCTCATGGCAAGATCCATGTGTTGTAGAGACGCATGGCATTTGCAATGTGCCCAATCAGATTGTCTCCCAAGCAGTAAACAATGTCATTAAATCCCAGCTAAATTAGCTATGGAAGATTGGTTTTGTTTGATGTGTTGAAATCTCATAAGGCATCTACAATGGTAGACGCTAATCTAGACGCTTAAGTGCACAGAAATTAATCACAGAAAATCGAATTATCACTAAGCGCTTTAGTTTCCAACGCTGGTCGCTTATCTGGGTCGCTAGCGAAATAAAGCAAGCTACGTTACCAATCTTTCTCTCCACCGCGTAAAATCAAGCGCCCCTATCAGATACGCTTTCAGTTGGTTGAGGAAAGTCAGTTCAGCTCCATTTTTAGCGCCCTAGATAAGCGCCGGCCTCCAGTCAAGTTCGTTCGGCAGGAAAAAGTCTGGCGAAGCGTTCGGCTCCTGCTTTTGCGTCGACGCAACCAATATTCCTGCCGTCGGATGGGATTTGGCCATAACGGCCAGGAAATCTAGCCTAGCGCTCTTTGATAGCGcccccattgtacatgccctaagggaCCCCGTGCAGCCCAGCCCCAGGGAATTATTTCCCAATCAAGTGGCTAAGCGTGGATGAGTGTGTAACGTGACACGTGATGGAGTTGTTTTGTTAGTtgcgtttttttttttgttccgcgcgcagttttttttttcaagaTTGCATTGAGATAAATCATCTTGGTAGGATAAAGATGTggggggtattattgtccatcctgaaaatgtgacaccaggcattcaccagtttgctcttaatagtagagattTCATATTGAGATTTTACATGTTTGTAGATACCATCATTGGGTACATCTATACATGGCCATGAGCAGCCCGGCCTGTCCGAAATTCCCGGGCCAAGCCCGACCCGACCATGCTTGTGGGCCGGGCCTGGGCTAGATTTTTTGGCCCGATGGTCAGCATGGGCCGGGCATGGGCCATCATTTTGCGCGATTTAAGGAAGCGGCCCGGCCCGAGGCCCGACGGGCTTTCCTTATGATGGACCGGGCTTGGGCCAAGATTTCTAGCCCAACGGTCGGGTTGGGCCGGTCCTGGGCCGAGATTTTCCGGGGCCTTGGTCGGCCCGGCCCGAGAAATGCTCAGGTATAGGTACATCTAAGattttttttcagtttttttaAAACTTAGAACTATGAttttcgaaattttcaaaataaagggctaacggcctccaTTTATCCACTCATGTTTCGAAGTTCAAACAAAAGAGGTCTTCAAACGATCGACAAGCCAGAGAACTTACCGTGTCGGCGAGCATGTCAGCGTGCGCGCGGCTGCAGGCGATGTCGTGAGCCCACAGCTCATTGGCCTCCGCCATCACAAGAGGCTCGGAGAACCGAGCTCCGGCCCCGGCCTTCTCGGCATTGCCGTTAAGCCAGAGCCGCGGTGCCTCCCTGGCCGTGGccttcaccgccaccgccacctcccTGGCCGCCACCATCCGAGGTTTCCCCGGTCTCTGAGGCGACGGCTCGTTGATGAACTCCAGCGACGACTTCATGGACGACTCCGCGGAGTCGTCGATCGAGCTCTCCACCATCTCGATGAGCGCGGCGTCGTGCGCGGACAGCCGGTCGCCCATCGCCACCTCCACGATCTGCAGCCCCTCGACCTGGTGCTGCCTCTGCGGCGTGAACGGTGGCCACGCCGAGTCCGTCGACGGCTGCTTGCCCGGCGGGCCCGTCGGCGCAGGTCTCCGGTCGGGCGTCGCCGGCGAATTGACGTTGCCGGTCTCGGCAAACGCAGGGGAAGGTGGCTGCGTCTGCGTCACCGTCACGGCGGGCGTGCTCTCCTGCGGCGCCGGCGGGGAGCGGGGCGGATGCGTCACCATCGACGGCGCCGGCGTGAGCGGCTGGCGGCGCGCGTTGGCCTTGCGCTCCTTCTTCTTGCTGCGGAAACACGAGCGGATGGACGGGAGGCGCGCCTTcctgtgcttcttcttcttgctgTTCTCCGGGGCATTGCCCATGGAGTAGACGAAGAAGGACGGCTCCTGGCCTTGCTGCTCCGTGCCGACGTCAGACGAGACCCTGGATGGCGCCGCCCGGTTCCGGCTTTTGCTGCGGCTGCGGCTGCGTCCGCGGCCCCGGCCGGGGCACCGGAACAGGGACCTCAGCGGGTTGAAGCAGCATGGCGTGGAGGGCTTGcccccgctgccgccgccgccaaggcaCTTGCACCGGGTGCGGCGGCGGGACGATGACCGACCGCGAGGCGTCGACGACATTTCTGCCGGTAGATGTCTTGGAGCCGGCAGCCGGAGATCGCGCCTCCCTTGGAAGTTTGTGTTTGTTCGTGGCCGTGCACACATAGGTTGGAGCAGGATTTTGTTACGCGCGCGCGCCCGTGTGTCCGTGGCTTACGTGCAATGCACTACCTGCATACCTCTGCAGCCATGATCGTGTGGGTTGCATCTTGCATGATGCGTGGTGAGCTCGTTTGAAGTAGTGCCGGTTAATCGGCGGCACGATTAGAAGTCAAATTAATTGGGACAATTATACGGAGTACTAGAGAAATCATGCTGCTTTATAGTTCTCCCTCCTCCTAGGAAAAAACAAAAATATCACATCTctttctagatatgaatgtacgtaTCTGCGACGTGCTTTTTTTTCTGAAATGGATGGAGTGGTAAGCTAGCTGCTGAAGTGATTCGTAGTTGATCAAATGAGGGGCATTTTGGCAATGCAAAACGAAAAAAGAATCCCTGAAAGGGCATCTTCCTCTTCCGAGTGAATTTTGGGTGACTGATGACTTCGAGTGTACATTTATATATCGTAGCTAGTTTTAAAAGTAAGAGTATTGAATTATGGGGGGAAATTTTGGGTGGAAGAATCgctcgctctgataccactttgTCAGGATCCCGGCGGATCCTTGACGAACTGGATCACGAAaagaaagaatttgggggaagatCGGTAGAAAAAAGGGTAAATTGCAAGAACTAAATA
It includes:
- the LOC127295642 gene encoding argininosuccinate lyase, chloroplastic, with the protein product MAATSQSLLSPAPPSLPRARLALSAHRAVALRRRPAFPAVAAASTSMASSESDEKKESKLWGGRFEEGVTDAVERFTESISYDWQLYKYDIMGSKAHASMLAAQGLITTGDRDIILEGLDQIEKQIQDGKFEWRKDREDVHMNIEAALIERVGEPAKKLHTARSRNDQIVTDLRLWCRDAIDKILIRIKQFQVSLVLLASKYVDLIVPGYTHLQRAQPVLLPHLLLSYVEQLERDAGRLIDCRERVNFCPLGACALAGTGLPIDRFKTAKDLNFTAPMKNSIDAVSDRDFVLEFLAANSIAAVHLSRIGEEWVLWASEEFGFLTPSDSVSTGSSIMPQKKNPDPMELVRGKSARVIGDLMTVLVLCKGLPQAYNRDLQEDKEPLFDSVKAILGMLEVCSEFAQNISFNSKRIQSSLPAGYLDATTLADYLVKKGVPFRTSHEIVGRCVALCVSKNCQLTELEMNDLKAVHPVFERDVYAYLGVENAVNKFISYGSTGSEQVKRQLEDWRVQLGINP